TTTTATTCAGACAACAGTGAGAAGAAATCCAGTGATCCTCTGAGGAGGTATCGCATGACAGGACACACAGAAGACCTGCTGCCCTCCTTTGGAAGGAGGACAAAGCTTCTGGATAGAGACACAGACAGGCCGCAGCCTTCAAGCTATGAGCCTATGGAGAGTCAGTTGACTAATAACAGCACCTTAGTCTCACAACTTGACAGTGAGCTGGAGAGGGATAACATTAACAAGTGTGTCCAGCTGGCAAAAGAGAGGGAAGAAATGGAGAGAGAGCTAAAGAGCTATACAGCTGAGCAAAGAAGTCGAAATCGTGGGAGAGATGAACATCAGactaataaaacagaaagtccTCAGAGGGATGAGCCTGAGTCAGAAGAAGAACCTGTATGGAAACCACAAGATGTTAGTATCAGACAGAAACATAGGCCTTTGGGTCAAACAAGTCGCGTGTCTGACTATAGGAGAGCGTGCTACTTTGGCAACACAAGCAGTCCCATGGACCGGCTCCCCATGTCTCGCATTCAGTGGGACATTAGCCCTGTAACATCTGTGACCAGCCTTATTCCTGTACAGACTCCTCAGGAGACCGCATCGCCCAGGCCACGGCGTCCTCGCCTCTGTAGAGAAACCACCGAGGACTCGCTTGCTGTTGATTCATCACGGTCTCCGGTCACCCAGAACACCTCTCTCCCCACAATCTCCCCTGATGTTACCAGTGAACCCCCTTCTATGTGTGTCGACGAACCAGATCGAGCGCGGTCACTGAGTCCTCAGGGAAATCCTGATATATACATGAAGTCCATCAATGAGCAGGACATAATGGAAAAGACACAGCATGAAGATATTGCAGGACGGAGGTCAAGGCATTCGTATGCTTATGGAGGCACTCATCTCTGGGAGACAGCTGCCAAAAGTCCTTCATTAATGAGTGAGAGGCCTGAAAGTTCAGCTTCTTCACCTTGTAATCAGCCTGAGAgacctgcagacacagactacACATCCACAAGGGATCCCAGTACCTCCAGTTACTCTACTTTGCCTTATGAGCATCACAAAGTGGGGCCAAAGGCTAAAGGGAGAGAGACTCCAGTCCAGGATGACCGACGAAGTCCAGGATTTTACTCTGACTTAGAGAAAGAAGGAATCCGAGCACGCTCCCGGAGGAGCGACAGATGCCTTTTCTCTGACAGCCCTAGCCCCATATCATCCTTAACTCTCGTGGAAGAAGCCGAGAGCGACCAGTCTCAATTTTCTGTCCCCAGAATGTCAGACTCCTTCAAGGCCAAGCCCACAGCTCAATCTCCCAAAATGTCCCCACTCCAGACAAGTGCAATTCTCGAGTATCTGAGCCTTCCTGGTTTTATTGAAATGAGTGTGGATGAGCCTGTGGAAGAAGTCACAGACAGCAAAGGGGAAAACTCAGAACTAAAGCCAGAAAAATCAGTGGTGGCTAAACCTGATGTAGTTCCTAAAAACTGGGAGGTTCATGTTCAGGAAAACCGTGAAACTGGCTCAAACCAAGAAGCGGTTTGCTTTAAACAAACTCATTCTGCAGGCGCTGCTGAGGCCAGCTTTGACACTAGTAAAAAACAAGATTATGGACGTTCCCGCCATGGGGAAGCTAGAGTAAGATTTCCTGATGACCCAAAACCATTCTCACCCGGCCCAGAAAAAACTAGCAAGCAGCTCTATGATGAGAAAACAAAGATTCAGGTTGGAAATAAGAGCACATACAGGCCCGAATCCAGACTTGGGTCCAGGTCAGCTCACACCTTGTACAGTGCAGCTAAAGGCATGGCGGATATAGTGTCAAAACACTCGCAGAGTTTTGTAGACAGTAGTGAGTCTTTATCAGAGCAATCCCAAAGACAAGCTTCTCAGGGCAGCAGGACTAATAACATTGTATCGCGTATAAATCAAGCCCCTGTGCCATTTCTAAAGAAATCCTTAAGCATAGGTCCCTGCAGGACTCTTTCAGGTATGGGACAGCCTCGTCCTTTTCTAAAGAAATCTATCAGCCTGGGCCCACAGAGGTGGGAGCACTTTGAGAGCCCAAGGACTTATATTTCTGAGAGATGCTACTGGGATGAATTCCCAAACCCAGACGTCAGGGTGAAGTCCTATAGTTTGGGTCGCACACCGCCTTCCCTCCCCAGGCCAGGCCCCTCCTGGAGGGAGTATGTCCCGTTCAGGCGCCCCAGCATGGGCAGCTTAGAGAGGCCTCATCACGCACAAAGATCTTTAGCTAGTCCTTCCTACCTCACGCCTGCTGCGTATCTACCCAGACAAACCTCAGTCTCCCCACTGATGGAACCCTCCGATCCACGACGGCAAGCTACCGTTTTCCCAGAATCCTCCAGATGGTCCCCCACTTATCCTGAAGCTCTGAGGTCTGTCCAACATAAATATGTCCCCATGCCCTCCTCTATCCCCATCCCCCACTACCAGCACCAGCACTGGGCAGGATCCAGAGGGGATGGCCTGAAACCCATGGACTCAAGGAGAGGTCCTCCGAGGTCCTACCTGCCCAGGGGCATTAGCTGGCCCTCACCTTACTACGCCCCTTTCCCACCACGAGAGGGAGAGATCTACAGGCATCCTGACAGGATgatggggaggggaggggagacCGAGATCCGGGAAGGCAGAGAAATCAGGGAGGGGGGCAGGGCCAGTTATGCCAGTCAGAGCAGTGGTAGAGGGAGTGCTGGACTCTTCCGGCAGTCCCTGTCCATCACTCCCACGCTGCTCAGCTCCCCAGAAACCACAGAGGAAAATGAGCGTCACAGAGCTGACATGGATTTGCCTGAGAGGAGAGCGAAAAGGTGAAACACCGTCACAcctgaaaaagcaaaacaaactggagcGTCCTCACGGCTGAAGGACTTCTTTCTGTTGCCAAAATAACATTAATATTGTCATTTTACTTGTTGGTAATTGCTTTTATTCTTACCaccttgttttgtgtgtctagAAGGAACACATCAGTAGATGAGAGTTATGAGTGGGACTCTGCTGATGCCTGTGTGGACTCTGAGGTCCTGGAGGCCACAAAGTTTGATCAGTCACAAACAGGTTTACAGAGAGGCAGTCGGGATCAAGCCGGTGGCCTCCAGGATCAGCGGTTCAAAGGTGACTATTTCTGTTACTTTTCTTCTTTATGTTGCATGTTTCCTTATGAGTGAAATGCTTAGGCAGGATTCACACGGATGTGTTTCATGCTTCGGTGCTCTCACTTTTCATGCACTTTGATATTACCCCGACTAATTTGCTAGTTACATTAAATCTGGTGACATCACATGTTGCCAAACTAATTATGGATCCATTGCTTTGCTTTTGAAATGCCAGTGCAGGCGTCACATCACATTTATTCCGATTTTCCAGAAATCGTGTTAGGAAAATATCCTGAGAGAGCGATGTGCCCGTTTGTGCAGTTCATCgtcaacaaaaagaagaagtccATCATTGTATTGAATAATTAACCTCACCTGCAACCACTTGTGGCAGATGACTCAGCCaggtggaggtttcttcctgttaaaagggagtttttctttcccactgtcaccaagtagtTTTTCACAGGGGTCATGAGATTTTTGgggtttctctctattattatagtgtttttatcttacaatataaaacgtCTTAAGGCGATTATTGTTGTGAATTGGCACTatctaaataaaagtgaatagaACAAAGTTTATAAGAGCCAGCTGGGAAACAACCACCGTCAAGCACTGAAGCAGCATATCCATGTGAATCCTGCCTTACAGTGATGGCTGCATGTGTTCATCCTGTGCCCTCGTGCTGTGATTATTGTGAGCTTGTCCCATGACATGCCCATCTATGCATTTCCTGTGCCTCACCTCACCCACCCCCCCAGGCCCGTCTCCCTCAGTCAGCCCGCCAGTTTTCAATCCACCTCGATGCCAGTTCAGCCGCTCTCTAAGTGAAGCACGTTTCAACGCTCTCCGCCTGGAGTACGAAGAGTACAGGCGTGCTCAGGAATCCATCTGTTCCCGTGAGCCCTGCGTCACCCCTGGCCACGATTCAGACTCTGACTCCAGCTCAGCACTGCTCTAGCAGCTTAACTCGGTCCGTTATTCTGCCTGCCCTCTCGccttcttcctcctttctccACCTCTCACTGGTCGCCTTGCTTGCACCATCTTCTTGCCTGCTTTCATATCATTGATGTGCAGTGAAGTTGTGCTTGATTAAAACGTTCTGATTATATTTAAATTCCTTTAACCTGGCCCTTCAAGGTTCGTGTAATGCTAAactcctgtgtttttgtctttcacaGGTACCTCTAAGGGAGATATCAAATAGCAGTTTTAATGAATTAACGACAGCGCTGTGGTCACCACACAGTCACACCTCACTGGAGCTTTGTTATGTGAATCCTCTTTTAAAATGGACATTGCTCATCAAATGTAAGACAGCAACTCTTCGGTTGTTTTTGGATTGCGTATTCTTTTTCTTGTCTTGTTGTTCCATTGTGCTTTGCATAATGAAGCTGAAAaggaattatttatttttcttacaaaGTGCGTGCAGCTGTGTTTgaggttttattttgtaatcttGACAATCAGGCCCAAAGGAATGAAAAGTTTAGGGAGgcttaaaattttttttacagtccaCAGCTCAGAAAGACCTGCTTTATAAAAGCAACAGCCTGCTACGTATTTGGACTGTTTAAGACGCtcctttagtaaaaaaaaaaaaaaaagggggaagtttgagcagtgtctgtgtctctaaTGTCGCCTGTGATACCAATCAAACAGCACtaaaaacagtttcttcccaCTCCCACTTAATGAGACTAAGTActtaaacaataataatagtacTTGCAGTTTAAATAATGCTAAGGCTTCCTGC
This genomic stretch from Astatotilapia calliptera chromosome 12, fAstCal1.2, whole genome shotgun sequence harbors:
- the igsf9b gene encoding protein turtle homolog A isoform X1, with the protein product MGLERQWLQAVTTAVAICLLSVSQGAASLVRAREGSSAELSCSLAPTSSEATTPSLFPLHVVEWVRLGYSVPVLIKFGVYAPRVHPNYKGRVSLTRGASLLIERLTLEDEGWFECRILLLESKTDDFRNGTWTFLSITAPPVFIKTPPTFVEVLLGDSLTLSCGAHGNPRPTVVWHKDESLIEKHEKIKVLNGSLSLASVTRNISGVYKCHVSNSEGNLTHYTQLQVKGPPIILISPEDTTLNMSQDAVLQCQADAYPSNLTYEWLKQGQNVYHIESLKSRVKVLVDGTLLIPNLIPEDAGNYTCIPTNGILSPPSASAHLKVKHPARVGRMLRETYLPVGMEGVIVCPVQADPPVLYVNWTKDGNVLNPDNYPGWMVNSEGSVFIATANDNAVGMYTCTPYNSYGTMGQSEPTRVILKDPPSFRVPPRPEYFQEVGRELIIPCEASGDPAPNVTWSKIGPTPRSPYTVLANGSLLLQPVSKDHHGGWECLATNRVATVSAGTVVMVLGTSPHAVSSVFVTTEVNQANVSWVPGFDGGFTQKFTVWVKQASRGKHEWASLPVPTSKNYLLVTGLLAATGYQLSVLPQNKLGSGPFSEIITVRTQAVPTEAPTAVTTLPILDPPIFLSANRTEQGVLLRWFPPQAPFFPLTGYVLQARRDQGQWVILTSNISANQSDLLVQGLLRDSNYDLRLMSRCNKVLSEPSESVNVSTIGMEVYPLRPSLLEVIPEPLLAGVLAGVCFLFVAIVLSLVTACYMSQRRQRRRRKRRQDLPSALQKSTSQEVRSPPRTPDSVLKLKLCPPLPFFPNSSCSQSDRSSFDRGSHGEYHDQRKQLLSNSSPPPHYTLFESHLGSQAPSPSALESISRGPDGRFIVQPLPEGSSPSNRKHLKKTVLQSNGGAGGASGSGSSRTSFRDSAKSSILSSEKDERKDSPLTVDVPELSRPPSSPGRVRAMARNFSRHGCFYSDDEQSSEALLERASFYSDNSEKKSSDPLRRYRMTGHTEDLLPSFGRRTKLLDRDTDRPQPSSYEPMESQLTNNSTLVSQLDSELERDNINKCVQLAKEREEMERELKSYTAEQRSRNRGRDEHQTNKTESPQRDEPESEEEPVWKPQDVSIRQKHRPLGQTSRVSDYRRACYFGNTSSPMDRLPMSRIQWDISPVTSVTSLIPVQTPQETASPRPRRPRLCRETTEDSLAVDSSRSPVTQNTSLPTISPDVTSEPPSMCVDEPDRARSLSPQGNPDIYMKSINEQDIMEKTQHEDIAGRRSRHSYAYGGTHLWETAAKSPSLMSERPESSASSPCNQPERPADTDYTSTRDPSTSSYSTLPYEHHKVGPKAKGRETPVQDDRRSPGFYSDLEKEGIRARSRRSDRCLFSDSPSPISSLTLVEEAESDQSQFSVPRMSDSFKAKPTAQSPKMSPLQTSAILEYLSLPGFIEMSVDEPVEEVTDSKGENSELKPEKSVVAKPDVVPKNWEVHVQENRETGSNQEAVCFKQTHSAGAAEASFDTSKKQDYGRSRHGEARVRFPDDPKPFSPGPEKTSKQLYDEKTKIQVGNKSTYRPESRLGSRSAHTLYSAAKGMADIVSKHSQSFVDSSESLSEQSQRQASQGSRTNNIVSRINQAPVPFLKKSLSIGPCRTLSGMGQPRPFLKKSISLGPQRWEHFESPRTYISERCYWDEFPNPDVRVKSYSLGRTPPSLPRPGPSWREYVPFRRPSMGSLERPHHAQRSLASPSYLTPAAYLPRQTSVSPLMEPSDPRRQATVFPESSRWSPTYPEALRSVQHKYVPMPSSIPIPHYQHQHWAGSRGDGLKPMDSRRGPPRSYLPRGISWPSPYYAPFPPREGEIYRHPDRMMGRGGETEIREGREIREGGRASYASQSSGRGSAGLFRQSLSITPTLLSSPETTEENERHRADMDLPERRAKRRNTSVDESYEWDSADACVDSEVLEATKFDQSQTGLQRGSRDQAGGLQDQRFKGPSPSVSPPVFNPPRCQFSRSLSEARFNALRLEYEEYRRAQESICSREPCVTPGHDSDSDSSSALL
- the igsf9b gene encoding protein turtle homolog A isoform X2; amino-acid sequence: MGLERQWLQAVTTAVAICLLSVSQGAASLVRAREGSSAELSCSLAPTSSEATTPSLFPLHVVEWVRLGYSVPVLIKFGVYAPRVHPNYKGRVSLTRGASLLIERLTLEDEGWFECRILLLESKTDDFRNGTWTFLSITAPPVFIKTPPTFVEVLLGDSLTLSCGAHGNPRPTVVWHKDESLIEKHEKIKVLNGSLSLASVTRNISGVYKCHVSNSEGNLTHYTQLQVKGPPIILISPEDTTLNMSQDAVLQCQADAYPSNLTYEWLKQGQNVYHIESLKSRVKVLVDGTLLIPNLIPEDAGNYTCIPTNGILSPPSASAHLKVKHPARVGRMLRETYLPVGMEGVIVCPVQADPPVLYVNWTKDGNVLNPDNYPGWMVNSEGSVFIATANDNAVGMYTCTPYNSYGTMGQSEPTRVILKDPPSFRVPPRPEYFQEVGRELIIPCEASGDPAPNVTWSKIGPTPRSPYTVLANGSLLLQPVSKDHHGGWECLATNRVATVSAGTVVMVLGTSPHAVSSVFVTTEVNQANVSWVPGFDGGFTQKFTVWVKQASRGKHEWASLPVPTSKNYLLVTGLLAATGYQLSVLPQNKLGSGPFSEIITVRTQAVPTEAPTAVTTLPILDPPIFLSANRTEQGVLLRWFPPQAPFFPLTGYVLQARRDQGQWVILTSNISANQSDLLVQGLLRDSNYDLRLMSRCNKVLSEPSESVNVSTIGMEVYPLRPSLLEVIPEPLLAGVLAGVCFLFVAIVLSLVTACYMSQRRQRRRRKRRQDLPSALQKSTSQEVRSPPRTPDSVLKLKLCPPLPFFPNSSCSQSDRSSFDRGSHGEYHDQRKQLLSNSSPPPHYTLFESHLGSQAPSPSALESISRGPDGRFIVQPLPEGSSPSNRKHLKKTVLQSNGGAGGASGSGSSRTSFRDSAKSSILSSEKDERKDSPLTVDVPELSRPPSSPGRVRAMARNFSRHGCFYSDDEQSSEALLERASFYSDNSEKKSSDPLRRYRMTGHTEDLLPSFGRRTKLLDRDTDRPQPSSYEPMESQLTNNSTLVSQLDSELERDNINKCVQLAKEREEMERELKSYTAEQRSRNRGRDEHQTNKTESPQRDEPESEEEPVWKPQDVSIRQKHRPLGQTSRVSDYRRACYFGNTSSPMDRLPMSRIQWDISPVTSVTSLIPVQTPQETASPRPRRPRLCRETTEDSLAVDSSRSPVTQNTSLPTISPDVTSEPPSMCVDEPDRARSLSPQGNPDIYMKSINEQDIMEKTQHEDIAGRRSRHSYAYGGTHLWETAAKSPSLMSERPESSASSPCNQPERPADTDYTSTRDPSTSSYSTLPYEHHKVGPKAKGRETPVQDDRRSPGFYSDLEKEGIRARSRRSDRCLFSDSPSPISSLTLVEEAESDQSQFSVPRMSDSFKAKPTAQSPKMSPLQTSAILEYLSLPGFIEMSVDEPVEEVTDSKGENSELKPEKSVVAKPDVVPKNWEVHVQENRETGSNQEAVCFKQTHSAGAAEASFDTSKKQDYGRSRHGEARVRFPDDPKPFSPGPEKTSKQLYDEKTKIQVGNKSTYRPESRLGSRSAHTLYSAAKGMADIVSKHSQSFVDSSESLSEQSQRQASQGSRTNNIVSRINQAPVPFLKKSLSIGPCRTLSGMGQPRPFLKKSISLGPQRWEHFESPRTYISERCYWDEFPNPDVRVKSYSLGRTPPSLPRPGPSWREYVPFRRPSMGSLERPHHAQRSLASPSYLTPAAYLPRQTSVSPLMEPSDPRRQATVFPESSRWSPTYPEALRSVQHKYVPMPSSIPIPHYQHQHWAGSRGDGLKPMDSRRGPPRSYLPRGISWPSPYYAPFPPREGEIYRHPDRMMGRGGETEIREGREIREGGRASYASQSSGRGSAGLFRQSLSITPTLLSSPETTEENERHRADMDLPERRAKRRNTSVDESYEWDSADACVDSEVLEATKFDQSQTGLQRGSRDQAGGLQDQRFKGTSKGDIK